Proteins encoded in a region of the Paucibacter sediminis genome:
- a CDS encoding PAS domain-containing sensor histidine kinase, with protein sequence MPSQLSLLSQDLAALRALMSGLGDAVVLMDERLEVLEANPAAQQRLGVKPGAQLPVLRSSKGSKLQDWLTLAMHALRESRRVPAAPTLALADGTRAQLQLLSVDADTPDPARWILHARLEALAEAPPATTTTTTATEPNAGHLLDQVVLSSPGWARELIKIFWSSPFPAYVQDAQYKLVVANHAFLELFGRPLEQLVGRDLVDWLAPADRAAQRMNRPQRPQRALARSLTRRVQAAAEFRLLDASGRERWMRASQHRISDESQPPLYICLLQDCTAELAAREQAERSQREMEQWLDINPLPMVVFDEGGLLLKCNSAFAALSIDAPTSLFDAPPALQQLLAWREGSLLDALKHSTQIYLTQATLVDPAGKTRWLQGRLRAMQQAPGSARRYMAVLEDRSLEQERDLAHQQLDALMDTAGVGLATFAQDAGWLRPRTPKPAAAGAPGAPAAAHPLQGLQGVGRDIVEPDSMAEFERLQRALKRGERVEVRYAVRHPELGRRWLLTRVEPGQLASGQRTTSVVTLDMTAQQQAQARSEQLLHELATIMDGASLGLAYLRGEHLVRCNPGFGRMLGFEQALHAGASIAQLFAALPDLCQQIQLALPGLEPQQHFEAEFVQVGTEAPGTARWLSLSLRRVLAAVPQAETETIAVISDISRLKAQQAQLESLVQDRELMFSLSDVGIAILRQGKIERANDALASLTGYRIHELSGLPLQELFESATEYEHQQAAMQAALTRSGLWRGERRVRRRDGSSLWMQVSKRAMRRGQPEAGLIATYVNVDDRWRAQQSLMLQTERERAVLDSVLVGIVTVGRGGIEWMNRSARRMFGGDLSAFAGQPMSIVATPDPDHPFRQSHYLDELTEGQAETFECRLKARDGREFWVVGNAVVTGLEETGRQLTYALLDIERRRQAEAQTLAAQASLRRIIEAAPLAISLHDAKTLKVEKINQVAARLAGRSEAELLGASPEELFGVEQGEQIRRDMEDALLVDAVTHREYRLGREGQTSVWDARLLHLSEMNELGDSSEPEQLLLVASDVTEHRAAEEARLEAAISQRELLVREVHHRIKNNLQGVAGLLQQIAARRPEVKAVISEAVGQVQAIAQVYGLQVGASGPLRVRKVVEAITGSVQRMFGREIRTEIGGELAGQSHLWGLPEAESIPIALTLNELLTNAIKHSGEQGQVSCRLLCEQGHVAVEISNPGQLPEGFKLANVPGGVSGLGLVRALLPRRSAILSMENQGDQVVCTVELYPPSVNLLAPL encoded by the coding sequence ATGCCCTCCCAGCTCTCGCTGCTCTCCCAAGACCTCGCCGCCCTGCGCGCCCTGATGAGCGGGCTGGGCGACGCCGTGGTGCTGATGGACGAGCGCCTCGAGGTGCTGGAGGCCAACCCGGCGGCGCAGCAGCGGCTGGGCGTCAAGCCCGGCGCGCAGCTGCCGGTGCTGCGCTCCAGCAAGGGCTCCAAGCTGCAGGACTGGCTGACCCTGGCCATGCATGCGCTGCGCGAGAGCCGGCGCGTACCCGCCGCCCCCACCCTGGCGCTGGCCGACGGCACGCGCGCCCAGCTGCAGCTGCTGTCGGTGGACGCCGACACGCCCGACCCGGCGCGCTGGATCCTGCATGCGCGCCTGGAGGCGCTGGCCGAAGCGCCGCCCGCCACAACCACCACAACCACCGCCACCGAGCCGAACGCCGGCCATCTGCTGGACCAGGTCGTGCTGTCCTCGCCCGGCTGGGCGCGCGAGCTGATCAAGATCTTCTGGTCCTCGCCCTTCCCGGCCTATGTGCAGGATGCCCAGTACAAGCTGGTGGTGGCCAACCATGCCTTTCTGGAGCTGTTCGGCCGCCCGCTGGAGCAGCTGGTGGGGCGCGATCTGGTCGACTGGCTGGCGCCCGCCGATCGCGCGGCCCAGCGCATGAACCGCCCGCAGCGGCCGCAGCGCGCGCTGGCGCGCTCGCTCACCCGGCGCGTGCAGGCAGCGGCGGAGTTCCGCCTGCTCGACGCCAGTGGCCGCGAGCGCTGGATGCGCGCCAGCCAGCACCGCATCAGTGACGAGAGCCAGCCGCCGCTCTACATCTGCCTGCTGCAGGACTGCACCGCCGAGCTGGCCGCGCGCGAGCAGGCCGAGCGCTCGCAGCGCGAGATGGAGCAGTGGCTGGACATCAACCCGCTGCCCATGGTGGTGTTCGACGAAGGCGGCCTGCTGCTCAAGTGCAACAGCGCCTTTGCCGCCCTCAGCATCGACGCGCCCACCAGCCTGTTCGACGCCCCGCCCGCGCTGCAGCAGCTGCTGGCCTGGCGCGAGGGCAGCCTGCTCGACGCGCTGAAGCACAGCACGCAGATCTATCTCACCCAGGCCACCCTGGTGGACCCGGCCGGCAAGACGCGCTGGCTGCAGGGCCGGCTGCGCGCGATGCAGCAGGCGCCGGGAAGCGCGCGCCGCTATATGGCGGTGCTGGAGGACCGCAGCCTGGAACAGGAGCGCGACCTGGCGCACCAGCAGCTCGATGCGCTGATGGACACCGCCGGCGTCGGCCTGGCCACCTTCGCCCAGGACGCCGGCTGGCTGCGCCCGCGCACGCCCAAGCCCGCCGCTGCGGGTGCGCCCGGCGCGCCGGCCGCCGCCCATCCCTTGCAGGGCCTGCAGGGCGTGGGGCGCGACATCGTCGAGCCCGATTCGATGGCCGAGTTCGAGCGCCTGCAGCGCGCCCTCAAGCGCGGCGAGCGCGTCGAGGTGCGCTACGCGGTGCGCCATCCCGAGCTGGGGCGGCGCTGGCTGCTGACGCGCGTGGAGCCCGGCCAGCTCGCCTCCGGCCAGCGCACCACCTCGGTGGTGACGCTGGACATGACGGCGCAGCAGCAGGCGCAGGCGCGCAGCGAGCAGCTGCTGCACGAGCTGGCCACCATCATGGACGGCGCCAGCCTGGGCCTGGCCTATCTGCGCGGCGAGCACCTGGTGCGCTGCAACCCCGGCTTCGGCCGCATGCTGGGCTTCGAGCAGGCCCTGCATGCCGGCGCCAGCATCGCCCAGCTGTTCGCAGCCCTGCCCGACCTGTGCCAGCAGATCCAGCTGGCGCTGCCGGGGCTGGAGCCGCAACAGCATTTCGAGGCCGAGTTCGTGCAGGTGGGCACCGAGGCGCCCGGCACGGCGCGCTGGCTCTCGCTGAGCCTGCGCCGCGTGCTCGCCGCAGTGCCACAGGCGGAGACCGAGACCATCGCCGTGATCAGCGACATCAGCCGGCTGAAGGCCCAGCAGGCCCAGCTGGAAAGCCTGGTGCAGGACCGCGAGCTGATGTTCAGCCTTTCCGACGTGGGCATCGCGATCCTGCGCCAGGGCAAGATCGAGCGCGCCAACGACGCGCTCGCCAGCCTCACCGGCTACCGCATCCACGAGCTCTCCGGCCTGCCGCTGCAGGAGCTGTTCGAATCGGCCACCGAGTACGAGCACCAGCAGGCGGCCATGCAGGCCGCGCTGACGCGCTCGGGCCTGTGGCGCGGCGAGCGCCGCGTGCGCCGGCGCGACGGCAGCTCGCTGTGGATGCAGGTCAGCAAGCGCGCGATGCGCCGCGGCCAGCCCGAGGCCGGCCTGATCGCCACCTATGTGAATGTGGACGACCGCTGGCGCGCCCAGCAGTCGCTGATGCTGCAGACCGAGCGCGAGCGCGCGGTGCTGGATTCGGTGCTGGTGGGCATCGTCACGGTGGGCCGCGGCGGCATCGAATGGATGAACCGCTCGGCGCGCCGCATGTTCGGCGGCGATCTGAGCGCCTTCGCGGGCCAGCCCATGAGCATCGTGGCAACACCTGACCCCGACCATCCATTCCGCCAGTCGCATTACCTGGACGAGCTCACCGAGGGCCAGGCCGAGACCTTCGAATGCCGGCTGAAGGCGCGCGACGGGCGCGAGTTCTGGGTGGTGGGCAATGCGGTGGTCACCGGCCTGGAGGAGACCGGCCGTCAGCTCACCTACGCGCTGCTGGACATCGAGCGGCGCCGCCAGGCCGAGGCCCAGACCCTGGCCGCCCAGGCCTCGCTGCGCCGCATCATCGAGGCCGCGCCGCTGGCCATCAGCCTGCACGATGCCAAGACCCTCAAGGTCGAGAAGATCAACCAGGTGGCGGCGCGCCTGGCCGGCCGCAGCGAGGCCGAGCTGCTGGGCGCCAGCCCCGAGGAACTGTTCGGCGTCGAGCAGGGCGAGCAGATCCGCCGCGACATGGAGGACGCGCTGCTGGTGGACGCGGTGACGCACCGCGAGTACCGGCTCGGGCGCGAGGGCCAGACCAGCGTCTGGGATGCGCGCCTGCTGCACCTCAGCGAGATGAACGAGCTGGGCGACAGCAGCGAGCCCGAGCAATTGCTGCTGGTGGCCAGCGACGTCACCGAGCACCGCGCCGCCGAAGAGGCGCGCCTGGAGGCGGCGATCTCGCAGCGCGAGCTGCTGGTGCGCGAGGTGCACCACCGCATCAAGAACAATCTGCAGGGCGTGGCCGGGCTGCTGCAGCAGATCGCGGCGCGCCGGCCCGAGGTCAAGGCGGTGATCAGCGAGGCGGTCGGCCAGGTGCAGGCGATCGCCCAGGTCTACGGCCTGCAGGTCGGCGCCTCCGGGCCGCTGCGCGTGCGCAAGGTGGTGGAGGCCATCACCGGCTCGGTGCAGCGCATGTTCGGGCGCGAGATCCGCACCGAGATCGGCGGCGAGCTGGCCGGGCAGAGCCACCTCTGGGGCCTGCCCGAGGCCGAATCGATCCCGATCGCGCTGACGCTCAACGAGCTGCTCACCAACGCCATCAAGCACAGCGGCGAGCAGGGCCAGGTGAGCTGCCGCCTGCTCTGCGAGCAGGGCCATGTGGCGGTGGAGATCAGCAACCCCGGCCAGCTGCCCGAGGGCTTCAAGCTCGCCAACGTGCCGGGCGGGGTCTCGGGCCTGGGCCTGGTGCGCGCCCTGCTGCCGCGCCGCTCGGCCATTCTCAGCATGGAGAACCAGGGCGATCAGGTGGTCTGCACGGTGGAGCTCTACCCGCCCAGTGTGAACCTGCTGGCGCCGCTCTGA